CGCGCGGATGGTGGCTTCGAGAACCGCGATCACGGCCGGAATCGTGAACTCGTCGGTGAACGTGAGCAGTTCGCGCGGCGTCGGCGGGCGCGGCAGCCCCAGCGGTCCGCGCGGCGGCTCGCGCGCGTCGAGTTCGTCGCGCAGCTCCGCCAGCGTCGTCGAGAGATCCTCGGCGAGACGTTCGAGTTCCGGGTCGCGCGGCGTGTCGCTCATAACGACCTCTCGGGCCGTAGCGTGAAAAGGTCGGTCCGTGGTCGACGCCATTTCAGATGATCGACGCTTAGGGTGTAGTGATAACGCTTATCACAGAGTGGCACCTCGATGCAACTAGCGGTAGACCAAAACGGCCGACCAACCCAAACCAATGAGCACGTCCCCACAGGAGTCGCCCTCCGACACCTCCGCGAGCGTACCGGCACGCGAAGAACGCCTCGTCGCCTTCGAGCGCGAGGACGGCGCGGTCGTTATCTACGACGAGCGCCAGCACACGGCGTGGCTGCAATCGAGCGGCGCGACGTCGCTCGCCGACGCCCGATAGCCACCACAGTTTTGTTCGACTCGTCCCCACGGGCGGCATGCACCGACGGGCAGCAGCCTTCGCCGAGCGTGCCGACGAAGAACACGACTTCGCCGTCGACGTCCACGAGTTTCCCGCGGGAACCAAGACGGCGAGCGACGCGGCCGCGGCCATCGGCTGTGACGTCGCCCAGATAGCGAGTTCGCTCGTGTTCGTGGTCCCCGACCCGGTCGTGGTGGTCACGAGCGGGGCCAACCGCGTCAGCGAGGCGAAACTCGCTGAGGTATGTGCGGTCGACGAGAGCGCGGTCGGGATGGCCGACGCCGACGTGGTACGTGAGACCGTCGGCTGGTCGATCGGCGGCGTTCCGCCCTTTTGTCACGATTCATCCCTCCCGGTCTACATGGACGACACTCTCCGGGAGTTCGCGACCGTCTGGGCCGCCGCGGGCACGCCGGAGGCGGTGTTTCCGATTGCGCCCGAACGCCTCCGGACACTCGCCGACGCACAGCCCGTCGACGTAGCGGAGTAGAGGTCAGTCGAGCGGGTCCTCGATATCGCCGGCGATGGCCTCGAAGGCGTCGGTCGCGGTCACGAGACCGACAACCCGTTCGTCGGTCGCGTCGGCGACGAGCGCGAGTTCCTGGTGTTCCTCTTGAAACCGGTCGATGAGGTCGCTGACTGGCACGTCTGACGGAACGGTCAGCGGCGGGGTGGCGAGCGATGCGAGGTCGCGCTCGCCGTTCCGGAGGGCATCGACGTGCGAGAGCACCTCGGGGGTGTAGACGACGCCGACGAACTCCTCCAGGTCGGTGTTCACGAGCGGGAACCGGGTGTGCTGGCGCTTGGCCATGAGTTCGAGGTTCGCCGCGACCGGTTCGGCCGTCGAGAGCGCGACGATGCCGCTGCGCTCGACCATCACCTCGTCGATGGCCGTCTCGCCGATGGCGAGGGCGTTGATGACCTCCCGCTCGCGCTCCTCGGACAGCGACCCCTGCCCCAACACCGTCCCCATCCGACTCCGGAGTTCGCCGCGCGAGGTCGGCGGCGACTCGTCGCCCTCCTCGACCTCCTCGTCGGCCCACGAGCGAGTGATCTCGACCCCGAACAGCGAGAGCAGCCCCTTGGCCACCCAGTCGGCAAAGCGGATGATCGGCCCGAGCGCCGTCGTCCACCAGTACAACACTGGTGCGCCGTAGCGCGCGGCGAGTTTCGTCCGCTCGATGCCGAAGTAGGTGGGGGCCTGCTCGCCGACGATGACGTGGAGGAGGTTGACGACGGCGAGCGCGAGCAAGACTGACAGAGCGGTGTGACCGTCCGAACCGCCGCCGAGCAGCCCCGCGAGTCCGGCCGCCCGCACGGCCGGGTCGAGCAGCGACGCGAGCGCCGGTTCGGCGACGACGCCCAGCCCGACGCTCGAAATCGTGATGCCGAGCTGACAGCCAGAGAGGTAGATTTCGAGCTGTTCGGTCATCTCCCACGCGCGTTCGAGGCCGCGCTGGCCCCGAAACTCCTCTTCGGGGAACTGGCGGACGCGAGTCATGGCGAACTCGGTCACGACGAAGAAGCCGTTCGAGAACAACAGCGCGAGACCACCGACGAACTGGGCAACCGTCGCAGCGTCGACCATCACTCCGGATTTCCGGGTCCGTTCCTAAACGCTTCCCATCGAACGCCGCGGCGCTCGGTCGCCGCGAGCCGAGCGTTTTTCCCCGCC
This window of the Halococcus sediminicola genome carries:
- a CDS encoding YbaK/EbsC family protein is translated as MHRRAAAFAERADEEHDFAVDVHEFPAGTKTASDAAAAIGCDVAQIASSLVFVVPDPVVVVTSGANRVSEAKLAEVCAVDESAVGMADADVVRETVGWSIGGVPPFCHDSSLPVYMDDTLREFATVWAAAGTPEAVFPIAPERLRTLADAQPVDVAE
- a CDS encoding DUF7331 family protein, which translates into the protein MSTSPQESPSDTSASVPAREERLVAFEREDGAVVIYDERQHTAWLQSSGATSLADAR
- a CDS encoding CNNM domain-containing protein; amino-acid sequence: MVDAATVAQFVGGLALLFSNGFFVVTEFAMTRVRQFPEEEFRGQRGLERAWEMTEQLEIYLSGCQLGITISSVGLGVVAEPALASLLDPAVRAAGLAGLLGGGSDGHTALSVLLALAVVNLLHVIVGEQAPTYFGIERTKLAARYGAPVLYWWTTALGPIIRFADWVAKGLLSLFGVEITRSWADEEVEEGDESPPTSRGELRSRMGTVLGQGSLSEEREREVINALAIGETAIDEVMVERSGIVALSTAEPVAANLELMAKRQHTRFPLVNTDLEEFVGVVYTPEVLSHVDALRNGERDLASLATPPLTVPSDVPVSDLIDRFQEEHQELALVADATDERVVGLVTATDAFEAIAGDIEDPLD